The Euzebyales bacterium genome includes the window CGGTTCGGATGCGCTCGACGTCGACCGCGACACGTTCCGGGCCGCGCTTGCCCGACGCTCGCGCATGGTCAAGTCCGCGCTGATGGATCAGGAGGTGGTCGCCGGTCTCGGCAACCTCACGGTTGACGAGGTGTTGTGGCACGCGTGCGTGCATCCCCGGATGCGCCTCGATGCGCTCGACGACAGGGCGCGCGACCGGGTGTACGAGGCGATGCGCGACGTCCTGGCCGAGTCGGTCCGCCATGGCAGGGTGCCTGCACGTGAAGGATGGCTCACCGGGTCACGTGAGGACGTACAGCCAACCTGTCCGAGGTGCGGAGCGCCGATCGAGCAGGGCGTGGTCAACAGCCGCGGGACGTACTGGTGTCCGCGATGTCAACAGCTGTGAAC containing:
- a CDS encoding zinc finger domain-containing protein, whose amino-acid sequence is GSDALDVDRDTFRAALARRSRMVKSALMDQEVVAGLGNLTVDEVLWHACVHPRMRLDALDDRARDRVYEAMRDVLAESVRHGRVPAREGWLTGSREDVQPTCPRCGAPIEQGVVNSRGTYWCPRCQQL